Proteins from a single region of Trypanosoma brucei brucei TREU927 chromosome 7, complete sequence:
- a CDS encoding asparagine synthetase a, putative, whose amino-acid sequence MGDDGYSSYVLLQEQILTVKRSFSEALEKELNLVEVRAPILFRVGDGTQDNLSGFEKAVQVPVKAIPNASFEVVHSLAKWKRRTLANYKFAPGHGLYTHMTALRVDDVLDNIHSVVVDQWDWEMVMKDDQRNLAFLKEVVCKVYAAIRKTELAVCEKYKQKPILPETIQFVHAEHLLLAYPNLTAKEREREIAREYGAVFLIGIGAVLSSGDRHDARAPDYDDWTSPVEASQVVFPRTSKPIPTMNSLSSLKGLNGDILLYNPTLDDSLEVSSMGIRVNAEALRHQISLTGDDSLLKSEWHQQLLNGEFPQTVGGGIGQSRMVMFMLRKKHIGEVQCSVWPEEIRKKHNLL is encoded by the coding sequence ATGGGCGACGACGGTTATTCGTCATACGTCCTGCTTCAGGAACAGATCCTGACAGTGAAGCGTAGCTTCAGCGAAGCTCTCGAAAAGGAATTAAATTTGGTTGAGGTGCGAGCACCGATTCTGTTTCGGGTGGGTGACGGAACACAGGACAATCTCTCCGGCTTCGAGAAGGCAGTTCAGGTCCCTGTCAAGGCCATTCCCAATGCATCATTTGAGGTGGTACATTCACTTGCCAAGTGGAAGCGACGGACGCTCGCTAACTACAAGTTTGCTCCAGGCCATGGGCTCTACACCCACATGACGGCACTGCGTGTGGATGATGTTCTGGACAATATCCACTCTGTTGTGGTGGACCAGTGGGACTGGGAAATGGTGATGAAGGATGACCAGCGCAATTTGGCCTTCTTAAAGGAGGTTGTGTGTAAGGTGTATGCCGCAATCCGAAAAACGGAGTTGGCTGTCTGTGAAAAGTACAAGCAGAAGCCTATTCTCCCGGAGACCATACAGTTTGTGCATGCAGAGCACCTACTTCTGGCGTACCCAAACCTAACAGCTAAGGAGCGTGAGCGGGAGATTGCACGAGAATACGGCGCTGTTTTCCTCATTGGCATAGGCGCTGTCCTTAGCAGTGGGGATCGGCATGATGCACGGGCGCCGGATTATGATGATTGGACCTCTCCAGTTGAGGCATCCCAAGTCGTTTTCCCCCGAACCTCTAAACCCATACCAACGATGAACTCCCTTTCGTCACTGAAGGGGCTGAATGGTGACATTCTGCTTTACAATCCTACGCTGGATGATTCACTTGAGGTAAGCAGCATGGGCATCCGCGTGAATGCCGAGGCTTTGCGTCACCAAATTTCTCTGACGGGAGACGATTCTCTTCTCAAAAGTGAGTGGCACCAACAGCTGCTGAATGGTGAGTTTCCCCAGACTGTTGGCGGTGGTATTGGCCAGAGtcgcatggtgatgttcatGCTAAGAAAGAAGCATATCGGGGAGGTGCAATGCAGCGTCTGGCCTGAGGAGATTCGGAAAAAGCACAATTTGTTgtaa
- a CDS encoding trypanothione/tryparedoxin dependent peroxidase 1, cytosolic (identical to GB:CAC83347.1: glutathione peroxidase-like protein gpx1 {Trypanosoma brucei} (PMID: 12466271).), with translation MSTIFDFEVLDADHKPYNLVQHKGSPLLIYNVASKCGYTKGGYETATALYNKYKSQGFTVLVFPCNEFGGQEAGNEEEIKEFVCTKFKAEFPIMAKINVNGENAHPLYEYMKKTKPGILATKAIKWNFTSFLIDRDGVPVERFSPGASVKDIEEKLIPLLESTQSA, from the coding sequence ATGTCTACAATCTTTGACTTTGAGGTGCTTGACGCCGACCATAAGCCATATAATCTCGTGCAACACAAGGGCTCTCCGCTACTGATATACAATGTGGCAAGTAAATGCGGTTACACAAAGGGTGGTTATGAAACGGCGACAGCACTCTACAACAAGTACAAGTCACAGGGATTCACTGTTCTGGTGTTTCCCTGCAATGAGTTTGGTGGTCAGGAAGCCGGAAACGAGGAGGAAATCAAGGAGTTTGTATGCACCAAGTTCAAGGCTGAGTTTCCAATTATGGCGAAAATTAACGTAAATGGTGAAAACGCACACCCATTGTATGAGTACATGAAAAAAACTAAACCTGGTATTCTTGCAACGAAGGCTATCAAATGGAACTTTACATCCTTCCTCATTGATCGAGATGGCGTACCCGTGGAGCGCTTCTCACCTGGTGCCTCTGTGAAGGATATTGAGGAGAAACTCATTCCACTGCTCGAAAGCACGCAGAGCGCGTGA
- a CDS encoding trypanothione/tryparedoxin dependent peroxidase 2 (identical to GB:CAC83348.1: glutathione peroxidase-like protein gpx2 {Trypanosoma brucei} (PMID: 12466271).): protein MSAASSIFDFEVLDADHKPYNLVQHKGSPLLIYNVASKCGYTKGGYETATTLYNKYKSQGFTVLAFPCNQFGGQEPGTEEEIKEFVCTKFKAEFPIMAKINVNGENAHPLYEYMKKTKPGILKTKAIKWNFTSFLIDRDGVPVERFSPGASVKDIEKKLIPLLESTQSA from the coding sequence ATGTCAGCTGCTTCGTCAATCTTTGACTTTGAGGTGCTTGACGCCGACCATAAGCCATATAATCTCGTGCAACACAAGGGCTCTCCGCTACTGATATACAATGTGGCAAGTAAATGCGGTTACACAAAGGGTGGTTATGAAACGGCGACAACACTCTACAACAAGTACAAGTCACAGGGCTTCACTGTTCTGGCGTTCCCGTGTAACCAATTTGGTGGTCAGGAACCCGGAACCGAGGAGGAAATTAAGGAGTTTGTATGCACCAAGTTCAAGGCTGAGTTTCCAATTATGGCGAAAATTAACGTAAATGGTGAAAACGCACACCCATTGTATGAGTACATGAAAAAAACTAAACCTGGTATCCTCAAAACGAAGGCTATCAAATGGAACTTTACATCCTTCCTCATTGATCGAGATGGCGTACCCGTGGAGCGCTTCTCACCTGGTGCCTCTGTGAAGGATATTGAGAAAAAACTCATTCCACTGCTCGAAAGCACGCAGAGCGCGTGA
- a CDS encoding trypanothione/tryparedoxin dependent peroxidase 3 (identical to GB:CAC83349.1: glutathione peroxidase-like protein gpx3 {Trypanosoma brucei} (PMID: 12466271). similar to Probable phospholipid hydroperoxide glutathione peroxidase(EC 1.11.1.9) (PHGPx). (Swiss-Prot:O24031) [Lycopersicon esculentum]), with amino-acid sequence MLRSSRKKMSAASSIFDFEVLDADHKPYNLVQHKGSPLLIYNVASKCGYTKGGYETATALYNKYKSQGFTVLAFPCNQFGGQEPGTEEEIKEFVCTKFKAEFPIMAKINVNGENAHPLYEYMKKTKPGILATKAIKWNFTSFLIDRDGVPVERFSPGASVKDIEEKLIPLLGSARL; translated from the coding sequence ATGCTGCGTTCATCTCGGAAAAAGATGTCAGCTGCTTCGTCAATCTTTGACTTTGAGGTGCTTGACGCCGACCATAAGCCATATAATCTCGTGCAACACAAGGGCTCTCCGCTACTGATATACAATGTGGCAAGTAAATGCGGTTACACAAAGGGTGGTTATGAAACGGCGACAGCACTCTACAACAAGTACAAGTCACAGGGCTTCACTGTTCTGGCGTTCCCGTGTAACCAATTTGGTGGTCAGGAACCCGGAACCGAGGAGGAAATTAAGGAGTTTGTATGCACCAAGTTCAAGGCTGAGTTTCCAATTATGGCGAAAATTAACGTAAATGGTGAAAACGCACACCCATTGTATGAGTACATGAAAAAAACTAAACCTGGTATTCTTGCAACGAAGGCTATCAAATGGAACTTTACATCCTTCCTCATTGATCGAGATGGCGTACCCGTGGAGCGCTTCTCACCTGGTGCCTCTGTGAAGGATATTGAGGAGAAACTCATTCCACTGCTCGGGAGTGCGCGACTTTGA
- a CDS encoding hypothetical protein, conserved (similar along 111aa to RNA-binding protein 8A (RNA binding motif protein 8A)(Ribonucleoprotein RBM8A) (RNA-binding protein Y14) (Binder of OVCA1-1) (BOV-1). (Swiss-Prot:Q9Y5S9) [Homo sapiens]), translating to MITEGAATPCAEVPAIRRVRRTRSRFERLVRPEDVAPGEPTPSVEGWVLFLTNLPPNTTMDHITDLFVTREGEGLWNVREVKMPLDKNCECCGYALVELEKREAFEAALRDMEGMTLSFAEGEPPNGEDAWRLHIAPTFLGEKDDEEEELVAGGKRERE from the coding sequence ATGATTACAGAGGGCGCCGCTACACCCTGTGCCGAGGTGCCGGCGATTCGCCGTGTTCGGCGAACTCGTTCACGCTTTGAGCGTCTCGTCCGCCCTGAGGATGTCGCCCCCGGTGAGCCAACCCCTAGTGTGGAGGGATGGGTCCTATTCCTCACCAACTTACCACCCAACACCACGATGGACCACATCACTGATCTTTTTGTTACGCGTGAGGGTGAGGGACTCTGGAACGTGCGGGAAGTGAAAATGCCCCTTGATAAAAATTGTGAATGTTGCGGTTATGCACTGGTGGAATTGGAAAAGCGCGAAGCCTTCGAGGCCGCATTGCGAGATATGGAAGGAATGACGTTGTCCTTCGCTGAGGGTGAACCACCAAACGGCGAGGACGCGTGGCGTCTTCACATAGCTCCGACATTCCTCGGCGAGAAGGACGACGAAGAAGAGGAGTTGGTGGCGGGAGGAAAACGGGAGCGTGAGTAG
- a CDS encoding RNA-binding protein, putative (similar to Glycine-rich RNA-binding protein 10. (Swiss-Prot:Q05966) {Brassica napus}): protein MQRYKEGRSGAYTETYHKLLGKSPWIVIRNIEHPGGPNKRNREKVAAGGNDLNANDDECCSTSLSEGDIATVFSQFGEVIDVRLVRHQRTGRFLGTAFVKFEDYRSAILAADEMNSNHEKGKEVSLTTTGRAPSQRGIEVARCEEVEVCALPSGAESYAEWLSRVVLEAR from the coding sequence ATGCAACGATACAAGGAGGGCAGATCCGGCGCTTACACCGAAACTTATCATAAGCTGCTGGGAAAGTCTCCATGGATTGTCATCCGCAACATTGAGCACCCTGGTGGcccaaacaaaaggaatagGGAGAAGGTCGCTGCTGGCGGTAACGATCTTAACGCTAATGACGATGAGTGTTGCTCCACATCACTCTCCGAGGGGGATATAGCAACTGTTTTCTCGCAGTTTGGTGAGGTGATTGATGTGAGGCTTGTGCGTCACCAGCGCACAGGCCGGTTCCTTGGCACTGCCTTTGTTAAGTTTGAAGACTACCGAAGTGCCATTTTAGCTGCGGATGAGATGAACTCCAACCATGAAAAGGGTAAGGAAGTTTCACTAACCACAACCGGGAGGGCACCATCGCAGCGGGGGATTGAGGTGGCCCGATGCGAGGAAGTTGAAGTTTGTGCGCTTCCTAGTGGCGCCGAGTCGTATGCGGAGTGGTTGAGTCGGGTTGTGTTGGAAGCGAGGTGA
- a CDS encoding regulator of chromosome condensation, putative (similar to Regulator of chromosome condensation (Swiss-Prot:P25183) [Xenopus laevis] and to Regulator of chromosome condensation (Cell cycle regulatory protein). (Swiss-Prot:P18754) [Homo sapiens]), translated as MRPLVERFLRGDNSVLSQILMRVESQGDPTFGDSSERLYNRLIEMLVHEGRRASGSARGSPSNKENCFVAIRVFNIIFERAGVDAPVLRRCLTESGSNNARMMNLDHYFSQQGHMNMHVARFALTLTKIYRISVETLLTAAPNIVHVERLAGSRENSNAQSSASSHDDNVSPMRGTFSAARSNLRGEGRSVSNPRAGRGADGARVELFQAVGNSNRHWRELPDAPSFVPFSVNPLYSENVGASNHTWMPPQFPTPVLLFSRHFGAGCEAKLPIMGAITAQQTGEQLDAEDAIASPTPERVGDGGEAVEEVVAGEKPPDLLLSRYLAKGAVLTWGNIASVKTGKKLQLASPSDGESPPQGSYTLSPTRLAIPVPVVSFSCGAYSCYFVTMERKILSCGNDDWGQLGAGKSKDSQPPGAVKGSEGKYRLYRVPLRSGDQICKLAAGSAFAVAIGLRSRRMYLWGQNSFGQCLVHEGMTVRTPVLVDIPGQYTEVVDVACGGFYAALSFTCGSVGTWGLSTMLATNVSPDQLRDADAPNNQKCAKTINLFKPLNEKVVALRAGPCHCLAITSSGAVYSWGVERNGRLGHGSGKNEEKMRLIDALSNQVVTDASCGSFHTAVLTKQGQIFVFGENTYGQLGLPTRQPRLLPEILPLPKRAISVSCGREHTCILLEDGDVMACGSLRCSGVGVGFGSRFVAPRRAVQNYLILTLASGDLHVLAAGLLRTMALTVVQTPPESPILDDLPKVNEVARRHGLRGVSAGNGFTIILAETGEAFSIGQGENGQLGMGDTSLSQKTALRKVVVPDFEELCAVECGFNFAIAIGSSGALYSWGWNTHGQLGHGVAVNLGEAVFTPKEISALKSLAQVVQVACGGTFVIALTQCGEVYSWGETLYCGHGTGGERCLTNPKRIAALQDIAAVAAGDRHAAAVSYDHVIYAWGRGPVGDGGSPSTVVPVPVAVKFAHPVRQLVCCQVNTFIITDVGDLYVWGLNNNGQCGALQSMINSDHSTSTLRQKGDEDGGMKSDQQPLLFPTFVASGVREAAFTKMCGVYVKEDGSSYVCGRVRQNGRDVTLKSFTQQWVGRPPSERDGETGAASPSSYFVRCFHGYDSIFQLVERKRQTPASLKTTRQNLSAFVRGSKEKAFYQRNNQNREK; from the coding sequence ATGCGTCCATTAGTTGAGCGTTTTCTAAGGGGGGACAACAGTGTCCTATCGCAGATCCTTATGCGGGTTGAATCTCAGGGCGATCCAACATTCGGAGATAGCAGCGAACGGCTCTACAACCGGCTTATAGAAATGCTTGTTCATGAGGGTCGACGGGCATCAGGATCCGCACGCGGAAGCCCcagtaacaaagaaaattgTTTTGTAGCCATACGCGTATTCAATATTATCTTCGAGCGGGCTGGAGTTGACGCTCCGGTTCTGCGTCGATGTCTTACGGAGTCCGGATCAAACAACGCTCGTATGATGAATTTAGATCACTACTTCTCTCAACAGGGGCACATGAATATGCATGTAGCTCGCTTTGCATTGACTTTGACCAAGATTTATCGCATTTCTGTTGAGACCCTTTTGACAGCCGCGCCAAACATTGTCCACGTGGAGAGGCTTGCAGGAAGTAGGGAAAACTCCAATGCACAATCATCAGCGAGCAGCCACGACGATAACGTTTCCCCAATGCGCGGCACGTTCAGTGCTGCACGGAGTAATTtaaggggggagggacgTTCGGTTTCCAACCCTCGTGCTGGTCGCGGTGCAGACGGCGCTCGTGTGGAGTTGTTTCAAGCGGTAGGCAACAGTAACAGACATTGGCGAGAACTACCTGATGCACcatcttttgttcctttcagTGTGAACCCACTGTACAGCGAAAATGTAGGTGCCTCAAACCACACGTGGATGCCGCCCCAGTTTCCAACTCCAGTATTGCTATTCTCACGGCACTTCGGGGCGGGTTGTGAAGCCAAACTTCCAATAATGGGCGCCATTACAGCTCAACAAACCGGAGAGCAGTTAGATGCGGAGGATGCGATAGCATCACCCACTCCGGAAAGGGTGGGCGACGGTGGTGAAGCAGTGGAAGAAGTAGTTGCAGGTGAGAAACCACCGGACCTGCTGTTGTCACGCTACCTGGCGAAAGGTGCAGTGCTTACGTGGGGTAACATTGCCTCCGtcaaaacaggaaagaagtTACAACTAGCAAGCCCATCGGATGGCGAAAGCCCCCCACAAGGCTCGTACACGTTGTCACCCACAAGGTTGGCCATTCCGGTTCCTGTGGTTTCTTTCAGCTGCGGCGCGTATTCATGTTATTTTGTGACAATGGAGAGAAAAATTCTAAGCTGTGGCAATGACGATTGGGGTCAGTTAGGAGCTGGGAAGTCGAAGGACTCTCAGCCCCCTGGTGCAGTCAAGGGTAGCGAAGGGAAGTACCGACTCTACCGTGTGCCGCTCCGCAGTGGTGATCAAATATGTAAGTTAGCGGCTGGTTCTGCCTTCGCTGTCGCCATTGGTTTACGGAGTAGGCGCATGTATCTCTGGGGTCAAAATTCATTCGGACAGTGCCTTGTTCACGAAGGTATGACTGTGCGAACACCCGTACTAGTGGACATCCCAGGACAATACACAGAGGTTGTGGATGTGGCTTGCGGGGGCTTCTACGCCGCACTATCTTTTACATGCGGCAGCGTAGGAACATGGGGGCTCTCCACAATGCTGGCAACAAATGTTTCACCAGATCAGCTTCGAGATGCAGATGCACCGAACAACCAGAAGTGCGCTAAAACAATTAATTTGTTCAAACCACTAAACGAGAAGGTCGTTGCGCTTCGGGCGGGGCCGTGTCATTGTCTTGCGATAACGTCAAGTGGGGCCGTATATTCATGGGGTGTAGAGCGTAATGGGCGACTTGGGCACGGTAGTGGAAAAAATGAGGAGAAAATGCGCCTCATTGACGCTCTAAGTAATCAAGTGGTTACGGATGCCAGCTGCGGCTCGTTTCACACAGCGGTTTTGACGAAGCAGGGACAAATTTTTGTCTTCGGTGAAAATACATATGGTCAGTTGGGTCTCCCGACACGGCAACCACGTTTGCTACCGGAGATACTTCCGCTGCCCAAAAGGGCAATATCCGTTTCGTGTGGACGTGAGCACACTTGCATATTGTTAGAGGACGGCGACGTCATGGCATGTGGGAGCCTTCGATGCTCAGGTGTTGGCGTAGGTTTTGGTTCTCGCTTCGTGGCTCCGCGCCGAGCTGTACAAAACTATCTCATCCTAACTTTAGCTAGTGGTGATCTGCACGTGCTTGCAGCCGGGCTCCTACGCACTATGGCACTAACCGTAGTTCAAACTCCGCCGGAGTCACCAATACTTGACGACCTACCGAAAGTCAATGAAGTAGCTAGACGTCACGGTTTGCGCGGGGTTAGCGCCGGAAATGGGTTTACAATAATTTTAGCGGAAACAGGTGAAGCCTTTTCTATTGGTCAGGGAGAAAATGGTCAGTTAGGGATGGGTGATACTTCGCTTTCACAAAAAACGGCACTTCGTAAAGTAGTTGTACCCGACTTTGAAGAGTTGTGTGCCGTGGAGTGTGGGTTTAACTTTGCCATTGCTATTGGCTCCTCCGGTGCCCTGTATAGTTGGGGCTGGAATACACATGGACAGCTCGGCCACGGTGTGGCCGTCAACTTAGGGGAAGCGGTCTTTACTCCTAAGGAGATTTCAGCGTTGAAGTCGCTTGCGCAAGTCGTTCAGGTTGCGTGTGGTGGTACTTTCGTAATTGCTCTTACTCAATGCGGGGAGGTGTATTCATGGGGAGAAACTCTGTACTGTGGTCATGGAACTGGAGGTGAGAGATGCCTAACAAACCCCAAGCGAATTGCGGCACTACAGGACATTGCGGCGGTTGCGGCAGGTGATAGgcatgctgctgctgtttcctATGACCATGTCATTTACGCGTGGGGTCGGGGTCctgttggtgatggtggaTCTCCATCCACTGTGGTGCCGGTTCCCGTAGCAGTGAAGTTTGCACACCCAGTGCGTCAACTTGTATGCTGCCAGGTGAATACGTTTATAATTACGGACGTTGGTGATCTTTATGTGTGGGGACTGAACAACAACGGACAATGTGGGGCGCTACAGTCGATGATTAACAGTGATCATTCAACTTCTACTCTTCGTCAAAAAGGGGATGAGGATGGTGGGATGAAATCGGATCAGCAACCCCTACTGTTTCCCACCTTTGTTGCGTCCGGGGTGCGTGAAGCCGCATTCACCAAAATGTGCGGAGTTTACGTTAAGGAGGACGGCAGCAGTTACGTTTGTGGTCGCGTGCGTCAAAATGGAAGGGATGTAACTCTCAAGTCCTTCACACAGCAGTGGGTCGGTCGCCCTCCCAGTGAGCGTGATGGTGAAACTGGGGCTGCCTCTCCCAGCAGTTACTTCGTCCGTTGCTTCCATGGATACGACAGTATATTCCAACTAGTAGAGCGAAAGCGACAAACTCCTGCTTCGTTGAAAACCACTAGACAAAACTTGTCGGCGTTTGTTCGCGGCTCAAAGGAAAAAGCCTTTTACCAGCGCAACAACCAGAATAGAGAGAAGTAG